In the genome of Candidatus Microbacterium phytovorans, one region contains:
- a CDS encoding RNA polymerase-binding protein RbpA: MATGGNAIRGTRVGAGPMGEQDHGHHADRVAVSYWDALGNETVRYFAAGIAEEEIPEVIDSPHSGLPAGRDKANPPAVAKTEPYKTHLAYVKERRTEEEAEALLGDALQQLRERRGQD; this comes from the coding sequence ATGGCGACCGGAGGCAACGCGATCCGCGGCACCCGTGTCGGTGCGGGACCGATGGGCGAACAGGACCACGGGCATCACGCTGACCGTGTGGCGGTGTCCTATTGGGACGCTCTCGGTAACGAGACCGTCCGCTACTTCGCGGCGGGTATCGCCGAGGAGGAGATTCCCGAGGTCATCGACTCCCCGCACTCCGGGCTTCCGGCCGGGCGCGACAAGGCGAATCCGCCGGCCGTCGCGAAGACCGAGCCGTACAAGACGCACCTCGCCTATGTGAAGGAGCGTCGCACCGAGGAAGAGGCGGAAGCCCTCCTGGGAGACGCGCTGCAGCAGCTGCGCGAGCGTCGCGGCCAAGACTAA
- the uvrC gene encoding excinuclease ABC subunit UvrC: MASALPYKPKPGEIPTNPGVYRFRDADGRVLYVGKAKNLRARLSNYFAPLHTLHERTRRMVTTAASVEWTVVATDVDSLQLEYMWIQEFSPPFNVRYKDDKSYPYLAVTLADEAPRVIVTRNRRIPGAKYFGPYPKVWAVHDTIDLMIKVFPIRTCSDASYKKAMTTGRPCFPGQIGRCGGPCSMTVTVAEHRAIVDDFVAFMSGGDQRFTRTLTARMKEAAAAMDYESAAVYRDKLQAIDAVLNRSALVLAEDTDADLFGIDEDELSAAVQHFVIRGGRVRGVRATTIDKELDISGAELVDQVLQRTYGDASPADIPRQVLVPTLPDDANELEAWLQSRRGKRVTVQVAQRGRKAELMKTATLNARQALMLHKTRRTSDYTARTRALTDLQEALGMSEAPLRIECFDVSHLGGTNVVASMVVFEDGLPRKDQYRSFGVPETTDDTDSLYQVLRRRLAHIDADEREDLPDPTADGDDEPVVTARKRPRFAYRPQLLVVDGGQPQVEAAARALRDAGHEDIALCGIAKRLEEVWLPGDDFPVILPRTSEALYLLQRLRDEAHRFAITHQRKRRKRDISSVLSEVPGLGDARIKALLRHFGSVAALRNASPEEIAELPGIGPTLAAAIHGHLSAG; encoded by the coding sequence GTGGCGTCCGCGCTCCCGTACAAGCCGAAGCCGGGCGAGATCCCCACCAACCCCGGCGTTTACCGCTTCCGCGACGCCGACGGTCGTGTGCTCTACGTCGGCAAGGCGAAGAACCTGCGCGCCCGCCTGTCGAACTACTTCGCACCCCTGCATACGCTCCACGAACGCACGCGGCGCATGGTCACGACGGCGGCGTCGGTCGAATGGACCGTCGTCGCGACCGACGTCGACTCTCTGCAGCTCGAGTACATGTGGATCCAGGAGTTCTCGCCGCCGTTCAACGTGCGATACAAAGACGACAAGTCGTACCCGTATCTCGCCGTCACACTAGCTGACGAGGCTCCGCGCGTGATCGTCACACGAAATCGTCGGATTCCGGGAGCGAAGTACTTCGGCCCGTACCCGAAGGTCTGGGCCGTTCACGACACGATCGATCTCATGATCAAGGTGTTCCCGATTCGCACGTGCAGCGACGCCTCGTACAAGAAGGCGATGACCACGGGACGCCCCTGTTTCCCCGGGCAGATCGGCCGCTGCGGGGGCCCGTGCTCCATGACGGTCACCGTGGCGGAGCACCGCGCCATCGTCGACGACTTCGTCGCCTTCATGTCCGGCGGCGACCAGCGCTTCACTCGCACCCTCACCGCGCGGATGAAAGAAGCCGCGGCGGCGATGGACTACGAGTCCGCCGCCGTCTACCGTGACAAGCTGCAGGCGATCGACGCGGTGCTCAACCGGAGCGCGCTCGTCTTGGCGGAGGACACGGATGCCGACCTGTTCGGCATCGACGAAGACGAGCTCTCCGCTGCGGTGCAGCACTTCGTCATCCGCGGTGGTCGTGTCCGCGGTGTCCGCGCGACGACGATCGACAAAGAGCTCGACATCTCGGGAGCTGAGCTCGTCGACCAGGTTCTCCAGCGCACCTACGGCGACGCGAGTCCGGCGGACATTCCCCGGCAGGTGCTCGTGCCCACGCTTCCCGACGACGCGAACGAACTGGAGGCATGGCTGCAGTCGCGCCGGGGCAAGCGGGTCACCGTGCAAGTGGCGCAGCGCGGGCGCAAGGCCGAGCTGATGAAGACGGCCACCCTCAATGCCCGACAGGCGTTGATGCTGCACAAGACCCGCCGGACGAGCGACTACACGGCTCGGACGCGCGCACTCACCGACTTGCAGGAAGCACTGGGGATGTCGGAAGCGCCCCTGCGCATCGAGTGCTTCGATGTGTCGCACCTCGGCGGCACGAACGTCGTGGCATCCATGGTCGTCTTCGAAGACGGACTCCCGCGCAAGGACCAGTACCGTTCGTTCGGTGTCCCCGAGACCACCGACGACACGGATTCGCTCTACCAGGTCCTTCGTCGCCGACTCGCGCACATCGACGCGGACGAGCGCGAAGACCTGCCCGACCCGACGGCGGACGGCGACGACGAACCCGTGGTGACCGCCCGCAAGAGGCCGCGGTTCGCGTATCGGCCGCAGCTGCTCGTCGTCGACGGCGGACAACCGCAGGTCGAAGCCGCCGCACGAGCGCTCCGCGACGCGGGACACGAGGACATCGCGCTCTGCGGCATTGCGAAGCGGCTGGAAGAGGTGTGGCTCCCCGGTGACGACTTCCCCGTCATCCTGCCGCGCACCTCGGAAGCGCTGTACCTTCTGCAGCGCCTGCGCGACGAGGCGCACCGTTTCGCGATCACCCACCAGCGCAAGCGGCGCAAGCGTGACATCAGTTCGGTGCTCAGCGAAGTTCCGGGTCTCGGCGACGCGAGGATCAAAGCTCTCCTGCGTCACTTCGGCTCCGTGGCCGCGCTGCGCAATGCGAGCCCCGAGGAGATCGCAGAGCTCCCGGGCATCGGCCCCACACTCGCGGCGGCCATCCACGGTCACCTCTCCGCGGGGTGA
- the gap gene encoding type I glyceraldehyde-3-phosphate dehydrogenase, producing the protein MAVKIGINGFGRIGRNFLRAALEQGADLDIVAVNDLTDNKTLAHLLKYDSVGGRLDAEVSYDADSITVNGKSIKVFEERDPANLPWGELGVDIVIESTGRFTKAVDAKKHIDGGAKKVIISAPGTDVDGTFVMGVNDDTYDSETMHVISNASCTTNCLAPLAKVFNDNFGIERGFMMTAHAYTADQNLQDGPHSDLHRARAAAINIVPASTGAAKAIGLVLPELNGKLSGSSYRVPVPTGSIVDLTIVTPTEGLTVEVINAAYKKAAEEGELVGFLKYNEDAIVSSDIQLDPHSSVFDAGLTNVSGNLVKVSSWYDNEWGYSNRLVDLTELVAEKL; encoded by the coding sequence GTGGCTGTCAAGATCGGAATCAACGGCTTCGGCCGCATCGGACGTAACTTCCTTCGCGCCGCGCTGGAGCAGGGTGCGGACCTCGACATCGTGGCGGTGAACGACCTCACCGACAACAAGACGCTCGCGCACCTGCTCAAGTACGACTCCGTCGGCGGCCGCCTGGACGCCGAGGTCTCGTACGATGCGGACTCGATCACCGTGAACGGCAAGTCCATCAAGGTGTTCGAAGAGCGCGACCCCGCGAACCTGCCCTGGGGCGAGCTCGGCGTCGACATCGTCATCGAGTCGACCGGCCGGTTCACCAAGGCGGTCGACGCCAAGAAGCACATCGATGGCGGTGCCAAGAAGGTCATCATCTCGGCTCCCGGCACCGACGTCGACGGCACGTTCGTCATGGGCGTGAACGACGACACGTACGACTCCGAGACGATGCACGTCATCTCCAACGCGTCGTGCACGACCAACTGCCTCGCCCCGCTCGCCAAGGTCTTCAACGACAACTTCGGCATCGAGCGCGGCTTCATGATGACGGCCCACGCCTACACGGCCGACCAGAACCTGCAGGACGGCCCGCACAGCGACCTGCACCGTGCCCGTGCCGCCGCGATCAACATCGTGCCGGCGTCGACCGGTGCGGCCAAGGCCATCGGCCTCGTCCTCCCGGAGCTCAACGGCAAGCTCAGCGGCTCGTCGTACCGTGTCCCCGTCCCCACCGGCTCGATCGTCGACCTGACGATCGTCACGCCGACCGAGGGCCTGACGGTGGAGGTCATCAACGCCGCCTACAAGAAGGCGGCCGAGGAGGGTGAGCTCGTCGGGTTCCTGAAGTACAACGAGGACGCGATCGTCTCCAGCGACATCCAGCTCGACCCGCACTCGTCGGTCTTCGACGCCGGTCTGACCAACGTGAGCGGCAACCTCGTGAAGGTGTCGTCCTGGTACGACAACGAGTGGGGCTACTCCAACCGCCTCGTCGACCTCACCGAGCTCGTCGCCGAAAAGCTCTGA
- a CDS encoding phosphoglycerate kinase, whose product MALRTLDSLGSLAGKRVIVRVDFNVPLKDGVITDDGRVRAALPTLNHLLNQGARVIACSHLGRPDGAPDAKYSLEPVAQRLSELLGKPVAFARDTVGTSAREAVDALEDGDIAVIENLRFNAGETAKDDAARRAFAEELAALGDALVSDGFGVVHRKQASVYDLAELLPSAAGYLIEKEVDVLDRLTENPERPYAVVLGGSKVSDKLGVIEHLLPRADKILVGGGMLFTFLAALGHKVGKSLLEADQIDTVKRYIATAEERGVELLLPVDAVMASGFAADADHVVARADALEETPFGADGMGLDIGPETATLFADAVRGSKTVFWNGPMGVFEMPAFAAGTRTVAEALTQVEGLSVVGGGDSAAAVRQLGFADDAFGHISTGGGASLEFLEGKKLPGLEILGWQ is encoded by the coding sequence GTGGCTCTGCGCACCCTCGATTCGCTGGGTTCGCTGGCCGGAAAACGCGTCATCGTCCGTGTTGACTTCAACGTTCCTCTCAAGGACGGCGTCATCACGGACGATGGTCGTGTCCGGGCAGCTCTCCCGACCCTGAACCATCTGCTCAATCAGGGGGCGCGCGTCATCGCCTGCTCCCACCTCGGCCGTCCCGACGGCGCGCCCGACGCCAAGTACAGCCTCGAGCCCGTCGCGCAGCGGCTGTCCGAGCTTCTCGGTAAGCCCGTCGCGTTCGCGCGCGACACGGTCGGAACCTCGGCGCGCGAGGCGGTGGATGCGCTCGAAGACGGCGACATCGCCGTGATCGAGAACCTCCGCTTCAACGCCGGCGAGACGGCCAAGGACGATGCCGCGCGTCGCGCCTTCGCGGAAGAGCTCGCTGCTCTGGGCGACGCATTGGTCTCCGACGGCTTCGGCGTCGTCCACCGCAAGCAGGCGTCGGTCTACGACCTCGCCGAGCTCCTGCCGTCTGCTGCCGGCTACCTCATCGAGAAGGAGGTCGACGTGCTCGACCGCCTGACCGAGAACCCCGAGCGTCCGTACGCCGTGGTCCTCGGCGGCTCGAAGGTCAGCGACAAGCTGGGCGTCATCGAGCACCTGCTTCCGCGCGCGGACAAGATCCTGGTGGGCGGTGGAATGCTGTTCACGTTCCTCGCAGCGCTCGGCCACAAGGTGGGCAAGAGCCTCCTGGAAGCCGACCAGATCGACACCGTGAAGCGCTACATCGCGACGGCTGAGGAGCGCGGGGTCGAACTGCTGCTCCCGGTCGACGCGGTCATGGCATCCGGGTTCGCCGCAGACGCGGATCACGTGGTGGCGCGCGCGGACGCGCTGGAGGAGACGCCCTTCGGCGCCGACGGCATGGGTCTGGACATCGGTCCCGAGACCGCGACGCTGTTCGCGGACGCCGTTCGCGGCTCGAAGACGGTGTTCTGGAACGGCCCCATGGGAGTGTTCGAGATGCCCGCCTTCGCGGCAGGCACCCGCACCGTCGCCGAGGCTCTCACCCAGGTGGAGGGACTGTCCGTCGTCGGTGGTGGCGACTCGGCCGCGGCCGTGCGTCAGCTCGGCTTCGCGGACGACGCGTTCGGACACATCTCGACGGGTGGCGGTGCCAGCCTCGAGTTCCTGGAAGGCAAGAAGCTCCCCGGATTGGAGATCCTCGGATGGCAGTGA
- the rapZ gene encoding RNase adapter RapZ, producing the protein MSGAGRTTAANALEDIGWYVVDNLPPLMLRPLLEMSEAAAGALPKVAAVVDVRGRDLFSALPAVTQALRGGRSLRVLFLDASDDVLVRRFESVRRPHPLQGDGTILDGIRRERERLAVVREGADLIVDTSDLNIHQLATRILDIFRAEDQARHTVTVMSFGFKYGLPTDVDLVADMRFLPNPFWVPELKALTGEDPEVRDYVLAQEGAVTFIDAYALALRPVLEGYQRENKQHSVVAVGCTGGKHRSVVTVKELAARLADVPGVAVRVKHRDLGRE; encoded by the coding sequence ATGTCCGGGGCGGGCCGCACGACAGCGGCCAATGCGCTCGAAGACATCGGCTGGTACGTCGTCGACAATCTCCCGCCGCTCATGCTGCGACCCCTCCTCGAGATGTCCGAGGCCGCGGCCGGAGCGCTGCCGAAGGTGGCGGCGGTCGTCGACGTCCGCGGGCGCGATCTGTTCTCCGCGCTGCCCGCGGTCACCCAGGCGCTGCGTGGAGGGCGTTCGCTACGCGTACTGTTCCTCGACGCGTCCGACGACGTCTTGGTGCGGCGGTTCGAGTCCGTGCGCCGTCCTCACCCGCTGCAGGGCGACGGAACGATCCTCGATGGAATCCGTCGTGAGCGAGAGCGGCTCGCCGTCGTCCGCGAGGGAGCCGATCTGATCGTCGACACGAGCGACCTCAACATCCACCAGCTCGCCACCCGCATCCTCGACATCTTCCGCGCCGAGGATCAGGCGCGTCACACCGTGACCGTGATGAGCTTCGGATTCAAGTACGGACTTCCCACCGACGTGGACCTCGTCGCCGACATGCGGTTCCTGCCCAATCCGTTCTGGGTTCCCGAGCTCAAGGCCCTGACGGGGGAGGACCCGGAAGTGCGTGACTACGTGCTCGCCCAGGAGGGCGCTGTGACGTTCATCGACGCGTACGCCCTCGCGCTCCGCCCGGTGCTGGAGGGGTACCAACGGGAGAACAAGCAGCATTCGGTCGTCGCCGTCGGCTGCACGGGAGGCAAGCACCGGTCGGTCGTCACGGTGAAGGAGCTCGCCGCGCGTCTCGCCGACGTCCCCGGGGTGGCCGTCCGCGTGAAACATCGCGACCTGGGCCGCGAGTAG
- the tpiA gene encoding triose-phosphate isomerase, which yields MAVTRTPLIAGNWKMNLDHLQAVAFVQKLHWTLKDAKHDDDSVEVAVFPPFTDIRTVQTLLDADKIPFELGAQDVSTQDAGAYTGEVSGAFLKKLDVHYVIIGHSERREYHHETDEVVAAKVKAALKHGLVPVICVGETLEQREESGPTAVSVAQLRAALEGVAADADIVVAYEPVWAIGTGQVASPEQAQEVCVALRSVIAETLGADAAERTRVLYGGSVKSGNIASFMREPDVDGALVGGASLLADEFAAIIRYQKHVGV from the coding sequence ATGGCAGTGACGCGCACACCCCTCATCGCCGGCAACTGGAAGATGAACCTCGACCACCTCCAGGCGGTCGCGTTCGTGCAGAAGCTGCACTGGACACTGAAGGATGCCAAGCACGACGACGACTCGGTGGAGGTGGCAGTCTTCCCGCCCTTCACCGACATCCGCACGGTGCAGACGCTTCTCGACGCGGACAAGATCCCGTTCGAGCTCGGCGCGCAGGACGTCTCGACGCAGGATGCCGGGGCGTACACGGGCGAGGTGTCCGGCGCCTTCCTCAAGAAGCTGGACGTCCACTACGTGATCATCGGCCACTCCGAGCGTCGGGAGTATCACCACGAGACCGACGAGGTCGTGGCCGCCAAGGTCAAGGCTGCGCTGAAGCACGGTCTCGTGCCCGTGATCTGCGTCGGCGAGACCCTCGAACAGCGTGAGGAGTCCGGGCCCACGGCCGTCTCCGTCGCCCAGCTCCGTGCGGCCCTGGAGGGTGTCGCAGCGGACGCCGACATCGTCGTGGCCTACGAGCCGGTCTGGGCCATCGGCACCGGCCAGGTCGCCTCGCCCGAGCAGGCCCAGGAGGTCTGCGTGGCGCTGCGCTCCGTCATCGCCGAAACCCTCGGAGCCGACGCGGCCGAGCGCACGCGCGTGCTGTACGGCGGTTCGGTGAAGTCGGGCAACATCGCGAGCTTCATGCGCGAACCCGACGTCGATGGTGCACTCGTCGGGGGAGCCAGCCTCCTCGCCGACGAGTTCGCCGCGATCATCCGCTACCAGAAGCACGTCGGGGTCTGA
- a CDS encoding superoxide dismutase, giving the protein MATYTLPELPYDYAALEPSISGKIMELHHSKHHQAYVTGANTALEQLAEARDSGNLANVNKLEKDLAFNLGGHVNHSIFWTNLAPAGNGGGGQPEGELKAAIDEFFGSFEKFQAHFTAAATGIQGSGWAVLSWDPIGAQLIIQQLFDQQSNTAQGTVPIFQLDMWEHAFYLDYLNVKADYVKAAWNIANWGNVQARFDTAREKTSGLLVLS; this is encoded by the coding sequence ATGGCGACCTATACGCTTCCCGAGCTCCCCTACGACTACGCGGCGCTGGAGCCCAGCATCAGCGGCAAGATCATGGAGCTGCACCACTCGAAGCACCACCAGGCGTACGTCACCGGGGCGAACACCGCTCTCGAGCAGCTGGCCGAGGCGCGTGACTCGGGCAACCTCGCGAACGTCAACAAGCTCGAGAAGGACCTCGCGTTCAACCTCGGCGGTCACGTCAACCACTCCATTTTCTGGACCAACCTCGCGCCGGCCGGCAACGGGGGAGGCGGCCAGCCCGAGGGCGAGCTGAAGGCGGCGATCGACGAGTTCTTCGGCAGCTTCGAGAAGTTCCAGGCCCACTTCACCGCGGCCGCGACCGGCATCCAGGGATCCGGTTGGGCTGTGCTGAGCTGGGACCCGATCGGCGCTCAGCTCATCATCCAACAGCTGTTCGACCAGCAGTCGAACACCGCGCAGGGCACCGTTCCGATCTTCCAGCTCGACATGTGGGAGCACGCCTTCTACCTCGACTACCTGAACGTCAAGGCCGACTACGTCAAGGCCGCCTGGAACATCGCCAACTGGGGCAATGTCCAGGCCCGCTTTGACACGGCTCGGGAGAAGACCTCGGGGCTGCTGGTACTGTCATGA
- the secG gene encoding preprotein translocase subunit SecG, producing the protein MDIIALVLQVLLGITSLLLTLLILLHKGRGGGLSDMFGGGMSSALGSSGLAERNLNRFTIVLALVWFVAIVALGLITKFQGL; encoded by the coding sequence GTGGACATCATCGCGCTCGTGCTGCAGGTGCTGCTGGGAATCACCAGCCTCCTGCTGACGCTCCTGATCCTCCTGCACAAGGGCCGCGGCGGTGGCCTCTCCGACATGTTCGGCGGTGGCATGAGCTCCGCGCTCGGTTCCTCCGGTCTCGCGGAACGCAACCTCAACCGCTTCACGATCGTGCTCGCCCTCGTGTGGTTCGTCGCGATCGTCGCCCTCGGGCTCATCACGAAGTTCCAGGGCCTCTGA
- a CDS encoding glucose-6-phosphate dehydrogenase assembly protein OpcA produces the protein MIVDLPDTTVSKIARSLVNVREEGGAVALGRVLTLVIVTTHGLEEEAIEAANDASREHPMRVIVLMTQPEGPSKLDAQIRVGGDAGASEVVVLRASGDAASNDESLVTGLLLPDAPVVAWWPDNPPAEPASSPIGRMAQRRITDAATKPYSKDRLSLLGPHHAPGDTDLAWTRLTHWREQLAAVLDQPPYEPVTAVEVVGSGSSPSTGLLAAWLRLKLDVPVDWRYAPREEWPHGIQRVRLTRASGDILLERSNDIDATLTQPGQPSHDIVLPRRTLRECLAEELRRLDPDLLYGRVITEGWELLGPPESSSGESPVPTA, from the coding sequence GTGATTGTCGACCTGCCCGACACCACTGTGTCGAAGATCGCCCGCTCGCTCGTGAACGTGCGCGAGGAGGGCGGCGCCGTCGCTCTCGGCCGTGTCCTCACCCTCGTGATCGTCACCACGCACGGACTGGAGGAGGAGGCGATCGAAGCGGCCAACGACGCGTCGCGCGAGCACCCGATGAGGGTGATCGTGCTCATGACGCAACCGGAGGGCCCCTCTAAGCTCGACGCGCAGATCCGCGTAGGCGGCGATGCCGGCGCGAGTGAGGTCGTCGTCCTCCGCGCCTCGGGCGACGCCGCCAGCAATGACGAGAGCCTCGTCACGGGTCTCCTGCTCCCCGACGCGCCCGTCGTGGCCTGGTGGCCCGATAACCCGCCGGCCGAGCCCGCCTCCTCGCCCATCGGCCGCATGGCGCAGCGGCGCATCACGGATGCCGCGACGAAGCCCTACTCGAAGGACCGGCTGTCGCTGCTCGGCCCTCACCACGCCCCGGGTGACACCGACCTGGCGTGGACGCGTCTCACGCACTGGCGCGAGCAGCTCGCCGCCGTGCTGGACCAGCCGCCGTACGAACCCGTCACCGCCGTCGAGGTCGTCGGCAGCGGCAGCTCCCCCTCGACGGGACTGCTCGCCGCGTGGCTCCGCCTCAAGCTCGACGTGCCCGTCGACTGGCGCTACGCGCCGCGTGAGGAGTGGCCGCACGGCATCCAGCGCGTGAGGCTGACCCGCGCCTCCGGGGATATCCTCCTGGAGCGCAGCAACGACATCGACGCCACCCTGACGCAGCCGGGTCAGCCGTCGCACGACATCGTCCTCCCGCGCCGAACCCTGCGGGAGTGCCTCGCCGAGGAGCTGCGCAGACTCGATCCCGACCTCCTGTATGGTCGAGTGATCACCGAGGGGTGGGAGCTTCTCGGACCGCCCGAGTCGTCGTCCGGGGAGTCCCCCGTTCCGACCGCGTAG
- the pgl gene encoding 6-phosphogluconolactonase, with protein MAVFSTEKRVVISADAGSLAAAVARRFLDRLVRRGAAGKTSHVALTGGHIGTDVLRAAGADPRREDVDWTRVHFWWGDERFVPRDDEERNERAARQALLDHIAVPPENVHAMASSEDGLDLDAAAQAYADELARFGTDDQAWPTFWVCFLGVGPDGHIASLFPDRAEIQVTDRSVVAVRDSPKPPADRITLTRPVINSSRCVWMVLSGVDKAAALGLALAGASYDSVPAAGAKGQKRTMLFVDEAAAQHVPPELIDPEF; from the coding sequence ATGGCAGTGTTCTCGACCGAGAAGCGAGTCGTCATCAGTGCGGATGCCGGTAGTCTGGCCGCCGCCGTTGCACGTCGCTTCCTCGACCGCTTGGTGCGGCGGGGCGCGGCCGGGAAGACGAGCCACGTTGCGTTGACCGGCGGTCACATCGGCACCGACGTGCTGCGTGCCGCCGGCGCGGACCCTCGGCGCGAAGACGTCGACTGGACACGGGTCCACTTCTGGTGGGGTGACGAGCGGTTCGTCCCGCGCGACGACGAGGAACGGAACGAGCGTGCCGCGCGTCAGGCGCTGCTCGACCACATCGCCGTGCCCCCGGAGAACGTGCACGCCATGGCATCATCCGAAGACGGCCTCGATCTGGATGCCGCCGCGCAGGCCTACGCCGACGAACTCGCTCGTTTCGGCACCGACGACCAGGCATGGCCGACGTTCTGGGTCTGCTTCCTGGGTGTCGGGCCCGACGGTCACATCGCCTCGCTGTTCCCCGATCGTGCGGAGATCCAGGTGACGGACCGCTCCGTGGTGGCCGTGCGGGACTCCCCCAAGCCGCCCGCGGACCGCATCACCCTGACACGGCCCGTGATCAACTCGTCCCGGTGCGTGTGGATGGTCCTGTCGGGCGTCGACAAGGCGGCGGCGTTGGGCCTCGCTCTCGCGGGTGCGAGCTACGACAGTGTGCCGGCGGCAGGGGCGAAGGGGCAGAAGCGCACGATGCTGTTCGTCGACGAAGCGGCAGCACAGCACGTTCCGCCGGAGCTCATCGATCCCGAGTTCTGA
- the whiA gene encoding DNA-binding protein WhiA: MPLTADVKIELAAVRDPRPTARVAELTALLRFSGGLHSIAGRVAVEAELESEALARRVARELMEIYGVRPELAHVQASGGRAGGHFAVRVIEGGETLARQTGLLDQRRRPVRGLPNRLTTGSRGDLAAIWRGAFLAAGALSEPGRSAALEIACPSPEAAMALVGAAHRLGIAAKAREVRGAPRVVVRDGEAIRAALAEMGAARTASAWEELRQRREVRAGVNRLVNFDDANLRRSAQAAVAACARVERALEILGDDVPDHLREAGDLRLAHRDASLDELGHHADPPLTKDAVAGRIRRLLAMADKKAAVDGIPDTESAVPAGLED, encoded by the coding sequence GTGCCCCTGACCGCTGACGTGAAGATCGAGTTGGCGGCGGTGCGCGACCCCCGGCCGACGGCCCGCGTGGCCGAACTGACGGCCCTCCTCCGGTTCTCCGGAGGTCTCCACTCCATCGCCGGACGCGTCGCGGTCGAAGCCGAACTGGAAAGCGAAGCCCTCGCGCGCCGCGTCGCGCGTGAGCTCATGGAGATCTACGGCGTGCGTCCGGAGCTCGCACATGTGCAGGCATCGGGAGGTCGCGCGGGTGGACACTTCGCTGTCCGTGTCATCGAGGGTGGCGAGACGCTCGCCCGCCAGACGGGCCTTCTCGATCAGCGTCGTCGCCCGGTGCGAGGACTCCCCAACCGTCTGACGACCGGCTCCCGCGGTGACCTCGCCGCCATCTGGCGCGGCGCATTCCTCGCTGCCGGCGCGCTCTCGGAACCCGGCCGGTCGGCGGCCCTCGAAATCGCGTGCCCGTCGCCCGAAGCGGCGATGGCGCTCGTCGGAGCGGCGCACCGTCTGGGTATCGCTGCGAAGGCCCGCGAGGTGCGTGGCGCTCCCCGCGTGGTCGTGCGCGACGGTGAAGCGATCCGCGCCGCCCTCGCCGAGATGGGTGCGGCGCGCACCGCGAGTGCGTGGGAAGAGCTGCGCCAGCGACGCGAGGTGCGGGCGGGCGTCAACCGTCTCGTGAACTTCGACGACGCGAACCTGCGGCGATCGGCTCAGGCGGCCGTCGCGGCGTGCGCACGCGTGGAGCGAGCCCTCGAGATCCTCGGCGACGACGTTCCCGACCATCTGCGTGAGGCCGGCGATCTCCGCCTCGCCCATCGCGACGCCAGCCTGGACGAACTGGGTCACCACGCCGACCCCCCGCTGACGAAGGATGCCGTCGCGGGTCGCATCCGCCGCCTCCTCGCCATGGCCGACAAGAAGGCCGCCGTCGACGGCATCCCCGACACCGAGTCCGCGGTGCCCGCAGGTCTCGAGGACTGA